The Desulfatitalea tepidiphila genome window below encodes:
- a CDS encoding SDR family NAD(P)-dependent oxidoreductase has product MFELTNKTALVTGGAQGIGKAISVALAQQGANVAIADIDEAVAKQTADLIDKEFGRAMAVQADITDIEKVKKAVTEIKEQFGPVDILVNNAGWDRMIPFVKTTPEFWDKVIDINYKGVLNCVYSVVPDMIERKHGKIINIGSDAARVGSSGEAVYAGAKAAIIAFSKSLAREVARNQITVNVICPGPTDTPLTQQMKQESEFATKVLSKMDKIIPLGRTGTPEEIGAAVVFLASREADFITGQTLSVSGGLTMS; this is encoded by the coding sequence ATGTTCGAACTAACCAACAAAACAGCATTGGTGACCGGAGGCGCCCAGGGGATCGGGAAAGCCATTTCTGTTGCATTGGCCCAGCAGGGCGCCAATGTCGCCATTGCCGACATTGACGAAGCCGTCGCTAAGCAGACAGCCGATCTCATCGATAAGGAATTTGGGAGGGCAATGGCCGTGCAAGCCGACATCACGGACATCGAAAAGGTCAAGAAAGCGGTTACTGAGATCAAGGAACAGTTCGGCCCAGTGGATATCCTGGTCAACAACGCCGGCTGGGACCGTATGATCCCCTTTGTCAAAACAACGCCCGAGTTCTGGGATAAAGTGATCGACATCAATTACAAAGGGGTGCTCAATTGTGTCTATTCGGTGGTCCCAGACATGATCGAAAGGAAGCATGGCAAAATCATCAACATCGGATCCGATGCCGCCCGGGTCGGGAGCAGCGGTGAAGCCGTGTATGCAGGTGCCAAGGCCGCCATCATCGCCTTCAGCAAGTCTTTGGCCAGGGAAGTCGCCAGGAATCAGATTACGGTCAACGTGATATGTCCCGGACCTACGGATACCCCGCTGACTCAGCAGATGAAGCAGGAAAGCGAGTTTGCGACAAAAGTATTGTCCAAAATGGATAAGATCATTCCTCTGGGCCGGACCGGAACGCCGGAAGAGATTGGCGCCGCGGTGGTTTTTCTGGCTTCCAGAGAGGCGGATTTTATCACCGGTCAAACCTTGAGCGTCAGCGGCGGCTTGACCATGAGCTAA
- a CDS encoding UxaA family hydrolase, whose protein sequence is MDFLGYRRKNGAVGTRNHVLVMSSVSCANGVVQAIGRELPDVKIITHTEGCGRATADVLIARRTLAGLGRNPNVAAVLLVGLGCESIKVDGLAEAIGEVDKPVETIVIQDAGGSVKATAAGIGIARRMLVAAAQQRREPCPLSELTVGMECGGSDALSGLTANCLVGAVADWLVAAGATAILSETTEMIGTETILAKRAADPRLASEIVDLIQGQRRRTEELLGERAGMVISPGNMDGGLSTITEKSMGCIVKGGTTPIQELVAYGQAPSKKGLVLMDTPGSDIFSLTGMAAGGAQLMLFTTGRGTPAGFPTVPVVKIASNSRLFASMTDDMDFDAGTLIEGRALPDAREELIGLVQAVAAGQTTQAERNGQEMVAIHTTGPAF, encoded by the coding sequence ATGGATTTTTTGGGTTACAGACGAAAGAACGGTGCCGTCGGCACCCGCAACCATGTGTTGGTCATGAGCTCGGTGAGTTGCGCCAACGGCGTGGTCCAGGCCATCGGCCGCGAATTGCCGGATGTCAAAATCATCACCCACACCGAAGGGTGCGGCCGGGCCACTGCAGATGTGCTTATCGCCAGGCGCACCCTGGCCGGTTTGGGCCGCAACCCCAATGTGGCAGCGGTGCTGCTGGTGGGCCTGGGCTGCGAGTCGATCAAGGTTGACGGCCTGGCCGAAGCCATCGGAGAGGTGGACAAACCGGTGGAGACGATCGTCATTCAGGATGCCGGCGGATCGGTCAAGGCCACGGCGGCCGGCATCGGTATTGCCCGGCGCATGCTGGTTGCAGCCGCGCAACAGCGGCGCGAACCATGCCCGCTCTCCGAGTTGACCGTCGGCATGGAGTGCGGCGGATCGGATGCCTTGTCCGGCCTGACGGCCAACTGCCTGGTGGGCGCGGTGGCCGACTGGTTGGTGGCCGCAGGGGCCACCGCGATCCTTTCGGAAACCACGGAAATGATCGGCACCGAAACGATCCTGGCCAAGCGGGCGGCTGATCCGCGTCTGGCATCGGAAATCGTCGATTTGATCCAAGGCCAGAGACGGCGTACAGAAGAACTGCTCGGAGAACGGGCCGGCATGGTGATATCGCCGGGCAACATGGATGGCGGGCTCTCCACGATCACCGAAAAATCCATGGGGTGCATCGTCAAGGGCGGCACCACGCCTATTCAGGAACTGGTGGCCTATGGCCAGGCCCCATCCAAAAAGGGGCTCGTGCTCATGGATACCCCGGGATCGGATATCTTCTCCCTGACCGGCATGGCCGCCGGCGGGGCCCAGCTCATGCTTTTTACGACCGGGCGCGGCACCCCTGCCGGATTTCCCACGGTGCCGGTGGTCAAAATCGCCTCCAACAGCCGTCTCTTTGCGAGCATGACCGACGACATGGATTTCGACGCCGGGACGTTGATCGAAGGCAGGGCGCTGCCCGATGCCCGTGAAGAGTTGATCGGCCTCGTCCAGGCCGTGGCCGCCGGGCAGACCACCCAGGCCGAACGTAACGGTCAGGAGATGGTGGCCATTCATACCACCGGTCCGGCCTTTTGA
- a CDS encoding HDOD domain-containing protein: MLRRIRRTEEFPSISKYLVEINQKLSLCQEACDASDLANLILNDYALTNKLLKLVNSAYYGLVAGKVTTITRAVVVLGYERVRLATISLALLDHFQGKAHTADLKETLIASFWAGVVAREIAGAGAAIDPEEAFVCAMLTQLGKLVMIYYLPDEYQKVVDWMAAHGHGETKAVKAACGVTYEALGTAVAGQWNFPDRICEGLQPLTSDDLRGRRKAPTQLRVVSGFVKALGQLIEQGELTGDDRKWQNLLDRYKDRVKLTRRKLQTLVLDSIDSVRRHAQALNFSIENSAFIQHLARGCETAEAALPDVKAEASLLPESQSHQLTDGLAFKEESGDPAVLSPKDVILAGIQEISEALMADFDVNDVALMSLEILYRALAFHRALMFAREGDGRTMTIRFGYGLSSDELAHKVGFQVSSGRDLFNLSIASGKDLIVADAHDDKTVRLLPAWYRTHIDAPAFVFMPIKVQNVCIGAFYADRHQAGQPVSDEAHRYLSMLRNQLILAVKYRQGSK; encoded by the coding sequence ATGCTCAGACGTATCCGGCGGACCGAGGAGTTTCCCAGTATTTCGAAGTACCTCGTTGAGATCAATCAAAAATTGTCCCTCTGCCAGGAGGCCTGCGATGCCTCAGACCTGGCCAATCTGATCCTCAACGATTACGCCCTGACCAACAAGCTGCTCAAGCTGGTCAACTCGGCCTACTACGGCCTGGTCGCCGGAAAGGTGACCACCATTACACGGGCCGTGGTGGTGCTGGGGTACGAGCGGGTGCGGCTGGCCACCATCAGCCTGGCCTTGCTGGACCATTTCCAGGGCAAGGCCCACACGGCCGATTTGAAAGAGACGCTGATCGCTTCTTTCTGGGCCGGGGTGGTGGCCCGGGAGATCGCGGGAGCGGGTGCGGCCATCGACCCCGAAGAGGCGTTCGTGTGCGCCATGTTGACCCAATTGGGCAAACTGGTGATGATTTACTATTTGCCCGATGAATATCAGAAGGTCGTGGATTGGATGGCCGCCCACGGCCACGGCGAAACCAAGGCGGTCAAAGCGGCCTGCGGGGTGACCTACGAAGCTTTGGGAACGGCCGTGGCCGGGCAATGGAATTTTCCCGATCGAATCTGCGAAGGATTGCAGCCCCTGACCTCGGACGATTTGCGCGGCCGGCGCAAGGCTCCCACGCAACTGCGAGTGGTGTCGGGTTTTGTGAAAGCCTTGGGGCAACTGATCGAGCAAGGGGAGTTGACCGGCGACGATCGCAAGTGGCAAAACTTGCTCGACCGCTACAAGGACAGGGTGAAGCTGACCAGGCGGAAACTCCAGACATTGGTCCTCGACTCCATCGACAGCGTCCGACGGCATGCCCAGGCATTGAATTTCAGCATCGAGAACAGCGCGTTCATCCAACATCTGGCCAGGGGCTGCGAAACCGCCGAAGCGGCACTCCCGGATGTGAAGGCTGAAGCGTCGCTTTTGCCGGAGTCTCAAAGCCACCAGTTGACCGATGGATTGGCATTCAAGGAAGAGAGCGGCGACCCGGCGGTCTTGAGTCCCAAGGACGTGATTTTGGCGGGTATTCAGGAGATTTCAGAGGCCCTGATGGCCGATTTCGATGTCAACGACGTCGCCTTGATGAGTCTTGAAATTCTCTACCGGGCACTGGCCTTTCACCGCGCTCTTATGTTCGCCCGGGAAGGAGATGGCCGTACGATGACCATACGCTTCGGATATGGCCTCAGCAGCGATGAACTGGCCCACAAGGTCGGTTTTCAGGTTTCCTCCGGTCGGGATCTGTTCAATTTGTCCATTGCATCGGGTAAGGATCTGATCGTGGCCGACGCCCACGATGACAAAACCGTTCGCCTGCTCCCAGCCTGGTATCGCACCCACATCGATGCGCCAGCCTTTGTGTTTATGCCGATAAAGGTACAAAACGTCTGCATCGGTGCCTTCTATGCCGACCGCCATCAAGCCGGTCAACCGGTCAGTGACGAGGCGCACCGCTACCTGAGCATGCTCCGCAATCAGCTCATCCTGGCCGTCAAGTATCGCCAGGGATCGAAGTAG
- a CDS encoding IclR family transcriptional regulator, translating into MGQNDNHNTVTAIHRAIDVMEFISSSQRELSFSEIMDNVDIPRQSLIRILNTLCIRGFLDKSSRRGLYRIGLKFLYLGHGLPDKFELRTAAWKSMKALSQKTGKTIELSSLDRDQLILLEQIRGTEEISLYSRVGSVIPYLHAVSVGKVYLALMDPDKRRRVLKKIGLPAMTQHTITDMARLEQEIQETQARGYGFEDQELREGVRRVAAPVFNSTGKHVGCIGLSAAVFSFELDDLDTYGRMVREAAEKTSAELGYVSNP; encoded by the coding sequence ATGGGCCAAAATGACAACCATAACACTGTCACGGCGATTCATCGCGCGATCGATGTGATGGAATTCATTTCATCTTCTCAACGGGAGCTATCGTTTTCCGAGATCATGGACAACGTCGATATCCCACGCCAATCCTTGATTCGAATTCTCAACACCCTGTGCATTCGGGGCTTTCTGGACAAGTCCAGCCGGAGAGGGCTCTACAGAATCGGGCTCAAATTCCTATATCTCGGTCACGGGTTGCCCGACAAATTCGAGCTTCGCACCGCGGCCTGGAAATCGATGAAGGCGTTGTCGCAAAAAACGGGCAAGACCATCGAGTTGTCAAGCCTTGACCGGGATCAACTGATATTGCTCGAACAGATTCGCGGCACCGAGGAGATCTCATTGTATTCCCGAGTTGGCAGCGTGATTCCCTATCTGCACGCGGTCAGCGTTGGAAAGGTTTATCTGGCTTTGATGGATCCGGATAAGCGGCGGCGTGTTCTGAAAAAAATCGGACTGCCGGCAATGACCCAACATACGATCACGGACATGGCGCGTCTCGAACAAGAGATCCAGGAAACGCAAGCGCGCGGCTATGGTTTCGAAGATCAGGAGTTGCGGGAAGGCGTGCGACGGGTTGCCGCCCCTGTTTTTAATTCAACTGGCAAGCACGTGGGCTGTATCGGGCTGTCGGCAGCTGTTTTCAGTTTTGAACTCGACGATCTGGACACGTATGGCCGGATGGTGCGTGAGGCGGCGGAAAAGACATCCGCAGAACTGGGATATGTATCCAACCCATGA
- a CDS encoding YitT family protein has product MSQKELPAARPVPAPETHRKRFSFKDLAYTPLWNVVLILAGSALYAFGAKSVVLAHGFITGGIFGASLLLYYLTDFLSAGTWSLLLNLPLFAVAWVFLSRRFLLYSLLSIFTVALCYELIEFDLGIHEQFYAALAGGVICGGGSGIILRSLGSGGGLDVVAILLNRKFNFSIGKFYMIFNVVLFSFSLTHLSIDLFIASVIFVFLSSVSLDYVLSMFSQRKLTYIISKDNPQIAQALLERGWQATIIKAKGAYSGKDQDILMTITNNIYLKQLEEMVFTVDQNAIFVVENTFNVLGSVFGRRKQY; this is encoded by the coding sequence ATGTCCCAAAAGGAGTTACCCGCTGCCCGGCCGGTGCCGGCGCCCGAAACGCACCGCAAGCGCTTCTCGTTCAAAGACCTGGCCTATACGCCGCTCTGGAATGTCGTGCTGATCCTCGCTGGTTCGGCCCTGTATGCCTTTGGTGCCAAATCGGTGGTGTTGGCCCATGGCTTCATCACAGGGGGTATTTTCGGCGCCAGTCTGCTGTTGTATTACCTCACCGATTTTCTGAGTGCCGGTACCTGGAGTTTGTTGCTGAACCTGCCGCTTTTTGCCGTGGCCTGGGTGTTTCTCAGCCGCAGATTTTTGCTCTACAGCCTGCTTTCCATCTTCACGGTGGCGCTTTGTTACGAGCTGATCGAGTTTGACCTGGGGATCCACGAGCAGTTTTATGCCGCCCTGGCCGGCGGCGTGATTTGCGGCGGCGGTTCGGGCATCATCCTGCGTTCCCTCGGATCCGGTGGTGGATTGGACGTGGTGGCGATTCTGCTCAATCGGAAATTCAACTTCAGCATCGGCAAGTTTTACATGATCTTCAATGTGGTGCTTTTTTCTTTTTCCCTGACCCACCTCTCCATCGACCTGTTTATCGCGTCGGTCATCTTTGTCTTTCTTTCGTCGGTTTCACTCGACTACGTCCTTTCCATGTTCAGCCAGCGCAAGTTGACCTACATTATCAGCAAGGACAATCCCCAGATCGCCCAGGCCCTGCTCGAGCGCGGCTGGCAGGCGACGATCATCAAGGCCAAGGGCGCCTACAGCGGCAAGGATCAGGATATCCTGATGACCATCACCAACAACATCTACCTCAAGCAGTTGGAGGAGATGGTGTTCACCGTCGATCAGAACGCCATTTTCGTGGTGGAAAACACCTTCAATGTGCTGGGGTCGGTGTTCGGCCGGCGCAAACAGTATTGA
- a CDS encoding UxaA family hydrolase has protein sequence MNRNVIRIHPQDNVAVAVVSIARGDSVTGADMEVLPAVTDIPRHHKVAVAHIASDAPIVKYGEVIARARTAIRAGEWVHTHNIIA, from the coding sequence ATGAACCGGAACGTCATTCGCATCCATCCGCAAGACAATGTGGCCGTGGCCGTGGTGTCCATCGCCAGGGGCGACTCAGTGACCGGTGCCGATATGGAAGTTCTGCCTGCCGTCACCGACATTCCGCGCCACCATAAGGTGGCGGTGGCGCATATCGCGTCCGATGCGCCGATCGTTAAGTACGGCGAAGTCATCGCCCGGGCCAGGACGGCCATCCGGGCCGGCGAGTGGGTGCACACGCATAACATCATCGCGTAA
- a CDS encoding DUF169 domain-containing protein: protein MDPKIIDELSRFLDRLGLDEHPMGLFYTDEKPAEGFAPKPGDLPTVEKERANAVDWPAVFGNFSCALGHIWRARKKQAVAYFSAEQFGCLGAAFWLGFNKPQVETIIHYVSSGMPGHMAGEYYCESPDALRRIFDFIDPRPAPHTYCVVKPLPLFVEKETPEMVLFFARPESMCGLHQLAAFVTNDPEVVVTPWSAACGSLVIWPAHYQARGLRKAALGGWDPSARKFFKTDELSFSVPFDMFAEMLRRYDASFLGTDTWQVVLKKIARSKKVWGEEP, encoded by the coding sequence ATGGATCCGAAGATCATCGATGAACTGTCCAGGTTTCTAGATCGCCTGGGGCTCGACGAACACCCCATGGGGCTTTTCTACACCGATGAAAAGCCGGCCGAGGGGTTCGCGCCCAAGCCGGGCGATCTGCCCACCGTGGAAAAGGAGCGGGCCAATGCCGTCGACTGGCCGGCCGTTTTTGGCAACTTCTCGTGCGCCCTGGGTCACATCTGGCGGGCGCGCAAGAAACAGGCCGTCGCCTATTTTTCGGCCGAGCAGTTCGGCTGCCTCGGTGCGGCCTTCTGGCTGGGATTCAACAAGCCCCAGGTTGAAACCATCATCCACTATGTGTCCTCGGGCATGCCCGGGCACATGGCCGGCGAGTATTACTGCGAGAGTCCGGATGCACTGCGCCGGATCTTCGATTTTATCGATCCGCGACCCGCGCCGCACACATACTGCGTGGTCAAGCCGCTGCCTCTTTTCGTAGAAAAAGAGACACCTGAAATGGTGCTCTTTTTCGCCCGGCCCGAGTCCATGTGCGGCCTGCATCAGCTGGCCGCTTTCGTCACCAACGATCCGGAGGTGGTGGTCACTCCCTGGAGCGCGGCCTGCGGCAGCCTGGTGATCTGGCCGGCCCACTACCAGGCGCGCGGTCTGCGCAAGGCGGCCCTGGGCGGTTGGGATCCGTCGGCGCGCAAGTTCTTCAAGACCGACGAGCTGTCGTTTTCAGTGCCGTTCGACATGTTCGCCGAGATGCTGCGGCGCTACGACGCCTCGTTTCTGGGCACCGACACCTGGCAGGTCGTCCTCAAAAAAATCGCCCGAAGCAAAAAGGTCTGGGGAGAGGAGCCGTGA
- a CDS encoding tRNA-queuosine alpha-mannosyltransferase domain-containing protein, protein MATRLKLLFLEPFFGGSHREFAEGWIAHSRHQIDLLSLPASFWKWRMRGAALHFIRRVPDLAHYDGLITTDLMSLSDFKALAGPGCPPALVYFHENQLSYPLAPGEQMDFQFGFTDITTALAADHVLFNSHAHLKTFLESLPRFLKMMPDHAPKWVVEEIRAKSGVLYPGCRIPAGPVALTPPDAHQPPLIIWNHRWEFDKDPEAFFQALDVVLTHGHDFRLALLGESGRAAPPCFAAARQRYGRRIVHCGYLTSREAYLNWLRLGHIVVSTAIQENFGISVVEAVRFGCIPLLPARLSYPEIIPAVHHPQVLYDTPAALHEKLIELLTEYHRFERLRADLSSTMSRFAWARRIDPFDDLFDMWVAKRGSIKD, encoded by the coding sequence ATGGCGACTCGCTTGAAATTGCTCTTCCTGGAACCCTTTTTTGGCGGATCGCACCGCGAATTCGCAGAGGGCTGGATCGCCCACTCCCGGCATCAGATCGATCTGCTCTCCCTGCCGGCGAGCTTCTGGAAATGGCGCATGCGCGGTGCGGCGCTCCACTTCATCCGCAGGGTGCCGGACCTGGCCCACTACGACGGGCTCATTACGACCGATCTGATGAGCCTGTCCGATTTCAAGGCCCTCGCCGGTCCCGGTTGCCCGCCGGCCCTGGTCTATTTCCACGAAAACCAGCTCAGTTACCCCCTGGCTCCGGGCGAGCAGATGGACTTTCAGTTCGGTTTTACGGATATCACCACGGCCCTGGCCGCTGACCACGTGTTGTTCAACTCACACGCCCACCTGAAGACTTTCCTGGAGAGTCTACCTCGCTTTCTGAAAATGATGCCGGACCATGCACCCAAATGGGTCGTCGAGGAAATCCGCGCCAAGAGCGGCGTACTGTATCCTGGCTGCCGAATTCCCGCCGGCCCTGTCGCCCTCACGCCGCCCGATGCGCATCAGCCGCCGTTGATCATCTGGAACCACCGCTGGGAATTCGACAAGGATCCGGAAGCGTTTTTCCAGGCACTGGATGTCGTGTTGACGCACGGACACGACTTCCGGCTGGCCCTGCTCGGCGAAAGCGGCCGCGCGGCACCGCCCTGTTTTGCCGCGGCCCGGCAACGTTACGGCCGGCGCATCGTGCATTGCGGCTATTTGACATCGCGTGAAGCGTACTTGAATTGGCTTCGGCTGGGGCACATCGTGGTCAGCACGGCGATTCAGGAGAATTTCGGCATCTCCGTGGTGGAAGCCGTCCGCTTCGGCTGCATTCCGCTGCTGCCGGCGCGCCTCTCCTATCCAGAGATCATCCCTGCTGTCCATCACCCCCAGGTGCTCTACGACACCCCGGCCGCGCTGCATGAAAAACTCATCGAGCTGCTAACCGAATACCACCGCTTCGAACGGCTGCGCGCGGACCTGTCGTCGACCATGAGCCGATTTGCCTGGGCGCGCCGCATCGATCCCTTCGACGACCTGTTCGATATGTGGGTGGCAAAACGCGGTTCAATAAAAGATTGA
- a CDS encoding nitroreductase, with translation MNVTEAIRKRKSIRGFKPDPVPAGVIESILQTAAYAPSALNSQPWEFTVVSGRVLDKIRSENVENLRSGHSGSPEHMTGQWPRDSVFRQRQVALAKQLFSLMGIERQDAEKRQQWVERGFRFFDAPAAIIICTDRVLGEVGPLLDIGAVMQNICLLALEHGLGTCIEDQGIFYPDVIRRHAHIDHNKTIVIAIAVGYPDPEYPANRVETHRAPLSENTTWCGLS, from the coding sequence ATGAATGTGACTGAAGCGATTCGTAAAAGAAAAAGCATTCGTGGTTTTAAGCCGGATCCGGTGCCTGCGGGCGTGATCGAATCCATTCTCCAGACGGCGGCATATGCCCCGTCAGCCCTGAACTCCCAGCCATGGGAATTCACGGTCGTGTCAGGGCGGGTGTTGGACAAAATCCGCAGTGAAAATGTCGAAAACCTTCGGTCCGGGCATTCGGGCAGTCCCGAACACATGACCGGGCAGTGGCCCCGGGACAGCGTCTTCCGGCAACGGCAGGTGGCCCTGGCAAAGCAGCTGTTCAGCCTGATGGGCATCGAGCGGCAGGACGCGGAAAAGCGGCAGCAGTGGGTGGAACGAGGGTTTCGGTTTTTCGATGCCCCGGCCGCCATCATCATCTGCACCGACCGGGTGCTGGGGGAAGTCGGCCCCCTGCTCGATATCGGGGCCGTCATGCAAAACATTTGTCTGCTCGCACTCGAGCACGGTCTAGGGACCTGCATCGAAGATCAGGGGATCTTTTATCCGGATGTCATTCGGCGGCACGCCCATATTGATCACAATAAGACCATCGTCATCGCCATTGCCGTCGGCTATCCGGATCCGGAATACCCGGCCAACCGGGTTGAAACCCATCGGGCGCCCCTGTCTGAGAACACCACCTGGTGCGGGTTGAGTTAG